A window of Pseudodesulfovibrio hydrargyri contains these coding sequences:
- a CDS encoding protein adenylyltransferase SelO: MMRFINTYARLPESFFERIDPETVAAPALIRLNRDLAARLELDLPGDRTELAEIFTGNRLLPGSEPIAQAYAGHQFGQFVPQLGDGRAHLLGEVENAAGERFDIQLKGSGRTRFSRGGDGRAPLGPVIREYVVSEAMHALGVPTTRALAMAATGRPVFREAELPGAVITRVASGFVRVGTFEYFAARRMEDELRLLADHVIERNHPAARKADNPYLALFEAVCAAQARLMAQWLCLGFVHGVMNTDNTAVSGETIDYGPCAFLDHYDPAMVFSSIDHAGRYAFNQQPTVMAWNLACLGGCLLPLLGPDEATARKTGEAVLERFIPAFTEHYRRGLCRKIGLPADDDSFSLARRLLDLMRDARADFTNTFRALCGAQEAPAAFTGLFAATGEIAAWLDDWLARLDRTGSADAARETMRAANPAFIPRNHRIEAAIRAAEDGDFAPANRLIEVLERPFEDQPEHAEYAAPPLPGERVTHTFCGT; the protein is encoded by the coding sequence ATGATGCGTTTCATCAACACCTACGCCCGGCTGCCCGAGTCCTTTTTTGAACGGATCGATCCCGAAACCGTGGCCGCCCCGGCCCTGATCCGTCTGAACCGCGACCTGGCCGCGCGTCTGGAACTGGACCTGCCCGGGGACCGGACCGAATTGGCCGAAATCTTCACCGGCAACCGGCTCCTGCCCGGCTCCGAGCCCATCGCCCAGGCCTACGCGGGCCATCAGTTCGGCCAGTTCGTGCCGCAGTTGGGAGACGGCCGGGCGCACCTGCTCGGCGAGGTGGAAAACGCGGCGGGCGAGCGGTTCGACATCCAGCTCAAGGGATCGGGCCGGACCCGGTTCTCGCGCGGGGGCGACGGCCGCGCCCCGCTCGGGCCGGTCATCCGCGAATACGTGGTCAGCGAGGCCATGCACGCGCTCGGCGTGCCGACCACCCGCGCCCTGGCCATGGCCGCCACGGGCCGGCCCGTGTTCCGCGAGGCGGAGCTGCCCGGCGCGGTCATCACCCGGGTGGCCTCGGGATTCGTGCGCGTGGGCACGTTCGAGTATTTCGCGGCCCGGCGCATGGAGGACGAGCTCAGGCTGCTGGCCGACCACGTCATCGAGCGCAACCATCCGGCCGCGCGGAAGGCCGACAACCCGTACCTGGCCCTGTTCGAAGCCGTGTGCGCGGCCCAGGCACGGCTGATGGCTCAGTGGCTCTGCCTGGGATTCGTGCACGGGGTCATGAACACGGACAACACCGCCGTGAGCGGCGAGACCATCGACTACGGCCCGTGCGCCTTCCTGGACCACTACGACCCGGCCATGGTCTTCAGCTCCATCGACCACGCGGGGCGCTACGCCTTCAACCAACAGCCGACCGTCATGGCCTGGAACCTGGCCTGCCTGGGCGGCTGCCTCCTGCCTCTGCTCGGGCCGGACGAGGCAACGGCCCGCAAGACCGGCGAGGCGGTCCTGGAACGGTTCATCCCGGCCTTCACCGAACACTACCGCCGGGGGCTGTGCCGCAAGATCGGCCTGCCCGCCGACGACGACTCCTTTTCCCTGGCCCGGCGGCTGCTCGACCTCATGCGCGACGCCCGGGCCGACTTCACCAACACCTTCCGCGCGCTTTGCGGCGCCCAGGAGGCTCCGGCCGCGTTCACCGGCCTGTTCGCCGCCACCGGGGAGATCGCCGCCTGGCTCGACGACTGGCTCGCGCGCCTGGACCGGACCGGCTCGGCGGACGCCGCCCGCGAGACCATGCGCGCGGCCAACCCGGCCTTTATCCCGCGCAACCACCGTATCGAGGCGGCCATCCGAGCGGCCGAAGACGGGGATTTCGCCCCGGCGAACCGGCTCATCGAGGTCCTTGAGCGCCCCTTCGAGGACCAGCCGGAGCACGCCGAATACGCCGCTCCGCCGCTCCCCGGAGAGCGCGTCACCCACACCTTCTGCGGCACCTAG
- a CDS encoding arabinose transporter → MRSQHAHASDEACFWRLPVSIFLCYLTVGLPLPVISLYVHQRLGLNSTLVGIAVGVQFLATVSTRSYAGRTADTRGAKRTTLAGMFSCGGAGIFYLLAALLPLPVWPRYGILLIGRLLLGYGESQMLTGVLVWGFGLLSPARAGVVMSWNGMAIFGALAAGAPLGLLLYGQFGFAALGVSTLILPFLALPLILPIRATDPIPGERPPLKEVIGRVWLPCTALFLQGIGFAVIGTFAALYFADNHWGHAGLALTCFGGAFVLVRVFWGKLPDTLGGIKVSQASFAVEGLGLFLLWLAPHPAVAFLGAILTGAGTSLLFPALGVEVVKIVPPNVKGTAIGGFAAFQDIAYAVGGPATGALAATAGYPSVFLAAAVCAALGLGVIELFRRSLAREAA, encoded by the coding sequence ATGCGATCACAACACGCCCATGCCTCGGACGAGGCCTGCTTCTGGAGGCTCCCGGTATCCATCTTCCTCTGCTACCTGACCGTGGGGCTGCCCCTGCCGGTCATCTCCCTGTACGTGCACCAGCGGCTCGGCCTGAACTCCACCCTGGTGGGCATAGCCGTGGGCGTCCAGTTCCTGGCCACGGTTTCCACGCGAAGCTACGCGGGCCGCACCGCCGATACGCGCGGAGCCAAACGGACCACCCTGGCAGGGATGTTCTCCTGCGGCGGGGCCGGGATCTTCTATCTACTGGCCGCGCTGCTGCCCCTGCCCGTCTGGCCGCGCTACGGCATTCTTCTCATCGGCCGCCTGCTGCTGGGATACGGGGAGAGCCAGATGCTCACCGGCGTGCTGGTCTGGGGATTCGGGCTGCTCAGCCCGGCCCGGGCGGGCGTGGTCATGTCCTGGAACGGCATGGCCATCTTCGGGGCTCTGGCCGCGGGCGCACCACTGGGGCTGCTGCTCTACGGGCAGTTCGGATTCGCCGCCCTGGGCGTGTCCACCCTGATCCTGCCCTTCCTGGCCCTGCCTCTGATCCTGCCCATCCGCGCCACCGACCCGATCCCGGGGGAAAGGCCGCCCCTCAAGGAGGTCATCGGCCGCGTCTGGCTGCCGTGCACGGCCCTTTTCCTTCAGGGCATCGGGTTCGCGGTCATCGGCACCTTCGCGGCCCTCTATTTCGCGGACAACCACTGGGGCCACGCCGGTCTGGCCTTGACCTGCTTCGGCGGGGCCTTTGTCCTGGTGCGCGTGTTTTGGGGCAAGCTGCCGGACACGCTGGGCGGCATCAAGGTGTCTCAGGCGTCCTTTGCCGTGGAGGGGCTGGGGCTGTTCCTGCTGTGGCTGGCCCCCCATCCGGCCGTGGCCTTCCTGGGCGCGATCCTGACCGGCGCGGGCACCTCACTGCTCTTCCCGGCCCTGGGCGTGGAGGTGGTCAAGATCGTCCCGCCCAACGTCAAGGGCACGGCCATCGGCGGGTTTGCGGCCTTCCAGGACATCGCCTACGCTGTGGGCGGCCCGGCCACCGGAGCCCTGGCCGCCACGGCGGGCTACCCCTCGGTCTTCCTGGCCGCCGCCGTCTGCGCGGCGCTCGGGCTCGGGGTCATCGAGCTCTTCCGCCGTTCCCTGGCCAGGGAAGCCGCCTGA
- a CDS encoding iron-sulfur cluster assembly scaffold protein: MRELQDKINEETIEAYGQAGFERWRNQPYRGEPSGANYEGASTGGCGDTIWIYLQIEDDTVVDAGFATDGCGSSAISGSMAAELAVGKRCEDLAAITGETVLEGLGGPGLPEDDRHCAWLAANALLEAVGSYYRQMAARPEQD, translated from the coding sequence GTGCGTGAACTGCAGGACAAGATCAACGAAGAGACCATCGAGGCCTACGGGCAGGCCGGATTCGAGCGGTGGCGCAACCAGCCGTACCGGGGGGAGCCCTCGGGGGCCAACTACGAGGGCGCGTCAACCGGCGGGTGCGGCGATACCATCTGGATTTATTTGCAGATAGAGGACGACACGGTGGTGGACGCCGGTTTCGCCACCGATGGCTGCGGCTCCAGCGCCATCAGCGGCTCCATGGCTGCGGAATTGGCCGTGGGCAAACGCTGTGAGGACCTTGCCGCCATTACCGGAGAGACCGTCCTGGAGGGGCTGGGCGGCCCGGGCCTGCCCGAGGACGACCGGCACTGCGCATGGCTGGCCGCCAACGCCCTGCTCGAGGCCGTGGGCAGCTACTACAGACAGATGGCGGCGCGCCCCGAACAGGATTGA
- a CDS encoding cytochrome c3 family protein, which yields MKKSLIISLMVAALVCVFCLPVVIAANAPADTITMEVPAGAKATKTPVTFPHKKHVDSGLDCLVCHHKAKTPDEAKSCAAEGCHADASKAAKKEPTGFYSAFHSKKSQASCLGCHKDQKKAGKAVPVSCKECHPK from the coding sequence ATGAAGAAATCTCTCATCATCAGCCTGATGGTGGCCGCCCTGGTGTGTGTCTTCTGCCTGCCCGTGGTCATTGCGGCCAACGCGCCTGCGGACACCATCACCATGGAAGTCCCCGCCGGCGCCAAAGCGACCAAGACGCCCGTGACCTTCCCGCACAAGAAACACGTGGACAGCGGACTGGACTGTCTGGTCTGTCACCACAAGGCCAAGACCCCGGACGAGGCCAAGAGCTGCGCCGCCGAAGGCTGCCACGCCGATGCCAGCAAGGCCGCGAAGAAGGAGCCCACCGGCTTCTACTCCGCCTTCCACAGCAAGAAGTCCCAGGCTTCCTGCCTCGGCTGCCACAAGGACCAGAAGAAGGCCGGCAAGGCCGTTCCGGTCAGCTGCAAGGAATGCCACCCCAAATAA
- the cobJ gene encoding precorrin-3B C(17)-methyltransferase — translation MLKAVSLGPGDLSLLTPAARWAVEEAEVVAGYKGYIELIPDEVLEGKIVVSTGMMGEVDRARQAVEHARAGRKTVMVCSGDAGIYAMAGLLMEVLESEGLLKTVPFEVVPGVAAFNAAAALLGAPLMHDFASISLSDLLTPWERIEQRLQAAASADFVIALYNPRSRKRSDHLREALGIIGRYRRPSTPVGMVRKAYRAGQFVEAVPLKAVDVDKVDMQTVLIVGNSATRLVEGRMLTPRGYHRKYAL, via the coding sequence GTGCTTAAGGCGGTCAGTCTCGGGCCGGGCGACCTGTCCCTGCTCACCCCGGCGGCCCGATGGGCCGTCGAGGAGGCCGAGGTGGTGGCCGGCTACAAGGGCTACATCGAGCTGATCCCGGATGAGGTTCTCGAGGGCAAGATCGTGGTCTCCACGGGTATGATGGGCGAGGTGGACCGCGCTCGGCAGGCCGTGGAACACGCCCGGGCCGGTCGCAAGACGGTCATGGTCTGCTCCGGCGACGCGGGCATCTACGCCATGGCCGGACTGCTCATGGAAGTGCTCGAAAGCGAGGGGCTGCTCAAGACCGTGCCGTTCGAGGTCGTCCCCGGCGTGGCCGCCTTCAACGCGGCCGCGGCCCTGCTCGGCGCGCCGCTCATGCACGATTTCGCCTCCATCTCCCTGAGCGACCTGCTGACTCCCTGGGAGCGCATCGAGCAGCGGCTCCAGGCGGCGGCCAGCGCGGATTTCGTCATCGCCCTCTACAATCCCCGTTCCCGGAAGCGTTCGGACCACCTGCGCGAGGCGCTGGGCATCATCGGCCGGTACCGCAGGCCGAGCACGCCGGTGGGCATGGTCCGCAAGGCGTACCGCGCGGGCCAGTTCGTCGAGGCCGTGCCGCTCAAGGCCGTGGACGTGGACAAGGTGGACATGCAGACCGTGCTCATCGTCGGCAACTCAGCCACCCGCCTGGTGGAAGGCCGCATGCTCACTCCGCGCGGCTATCACCGCAAATACGCCCTGTAA
- a CDS encoding cobalt-precorrin 5A hydrolase: protein MPAKKIAIYTLTSQGLTMGRRLAARLPGTLYASKNLEAEDAISFESLKTLMSATFNAFDGHIFVAAAGIVVRCIAPHLQSKETDPAVVCMDQTGLFAISLLSGHLGGANELADRCARIMGGQSVITTATDAAGVLSIDSLAMAKGLAIGTIGKVKEVNMALLEDRVVQLYDPEDWLGLAWNASFEGKVGYGDWNDAKPGIWVSWHNDAPEGSLALHPRVLHLGIGCRRDITTYEILDHVYMVFKKYGFSMESIASVGSVEAKRNEAGLLEAAEEFGVEPVFYSTAQLAAVDAPTPSDRVQAHMGVPSVAEASALLASHGGELVVTKEKTNTVTLAVARSNRA, encoded by the coding sequence ATGCCAGCTAAGAAAATCGCCATATACACACTGACTTCCCAGGGACTGACCATGGGCAGGCGGTTGGCAGCCAGACTGCCGGGCACCCTCTACGCCTCCAAGAATCTGGAGGCCGAGGACGCCATCTCGTTCGAGTCCCTCAAGACGCTCATGTCCGCCACCTTCAACGCCTTTGACGGCCACATCTTCGTGGCCGCCGCGGGCATCGTGGTGCGCTGCATCGCCCCCCACCTGCAAAGCAAGGAGACCGACCCGGCCGTGGTCTGCATGGACCAGACCGGGCTGTTCGCCATCAGCCTGCTCTCGGGCCACCTGGGCGGGGCCAACGAACTGGCCGACCGCTGCGCCCGGATCATGGGCGGGCAGTCGGTCATCACCACGGCCACGGACGCGGCCGGGGTCCTGTCCATCGACAGCCTGGCCATGGCCAAGGGATTGGCCATCGGAACCATCGGCAAGGTCAAGGAAGTGAACATGGCCCTGCTCGAGGACCGCGTGGTCCAGCTCTACGACCCCGAGGACTGGCTCGGCCTGGCCTGGAACGCCAGCTTCGAGGGCAAGGTCGGGTACGGGGACTGGAACGACGCCAAGCCCGGCATCTGGGTCTCCTGGCACAACGACGCCCCGGAAGGGAGCCTGGCCCTGCACCCCCGGGTGCTGCACCTGGGCATCGGCTGCCGGAGGGACATCACCACCTATGAGATTCTCGACCACGTCTACATGGTCTTCAAAAAATACGGTTTTTCCATGGAATCCATCGCCTCGGTGGGCTCGGTGGAGGCCAAGCGCAACGAGGCCGGGCTGCTGGAAGCGGCCGAGGAGTTCGGCGTGGAGCCGGTCTTCTATTCCACGGCCCAGCTCGCGGCCGTGGACGCGCCCACGCCGTCCGACCGTGTCCAGGCGCACATGGGCGTGCCCAGCGTGGCCGAAGCCTCGGCCCTGCTCGCCTCCCACGGCGGGGAGCTGGTCGTGACCAAGGAGAAGACCAATACCGTGACCCTGGCCGTGGCCCGGAGCAACCGTGCTTAA